The proteins below are encoded in one region of Paenibacillus sp. YYML68:
- a CDS encoding CBO0543 family protein, whose translation MSKEYIILVAVWISSFLLLFTIPKEMRRVGATAFLFKQVMTFVLGYLAVENGMLQYPVRELADVNRASFTYEFLAYPVLCAVFNARYPRHTSRARQCGYYVLYCSLFTIIEVLIEEYTDLVEYITWHWFYTYGSLFITFWITKKFCDWFFDTLPKYRAE comes from the coding sequence ATGAGCAAGGAATATATCATACTCGTGGCTGTATGGATCAGCTCGTTTTTGCTCTTGTTTACGATACCGAAGGAGATGAGGCGAGTTGGTGCGACCGCTTTTTTGTTCAAGCAAGTGATGACCTTTGTGCTGGGATATCTCGCCGTCGAGAACGGTATGCTGCAATATCCGGTGCGAGAGCTGGCGGATGTGAATCGGGCAAGCTTTACCTATGAATTTTTGGCTTATCCGGTATTGTGCGCCGTGTTCAATGCGCGATATCCGCGTCACACGAGCCGTGCTCGCCAGTGCGGGTATTACGTGCTGTATTGCAGCTTGTTCACGATTATTGAAGTGCTCATTGAAGAATACACGGATCTTGTCGAATACATAACGTGGCACTGGTTTTACACGTACGGCTCGCTATTTATTACGTTTTGGATAACGAAGAAGTTTTGCGACTGGTTTTTTGATACGCTGCCGAAGTATAGAGCGGAGTAA
- a CDS encoding CBO0543 family protein, translating into MSVERAVLLALWGIAVIAVLVIVRKKHLHAFVISFMIGQAIIWLMEFGLLQLRLIAYPVREFPNATNMGFSMAYMVYPMFAAIAHRFAPRGSVVKSILCVLVWTTALVLLQYGLARWTELISLKAYHWLWSPIVFGSFIFGTCMLTDLFFKPYSMAAGGESTS; encoded by the coding sequence ATGAGCGTGGAGAGAGCGGTACTGCTTGCGCTGTGGGGTATTGCAGTAATTGCTGTACTTGTTATTGTCCGCAAAAAGCATCTTCATGCCTTCGTCATCTCTTTTATGATTGGACAAGCGATCATATGGCTGATGGAGTTCGGATTGTTACAGCTAAGACTCATTGCCTATCCTGTAAGAGAATTTCCCAATGCGACCAACATGGGCTTCTCGATGGCGTACATGGTCTATCCGATGTTCGCTGCTATTGCGCACCGCTTCGCCCCTCGAGGCTCTGTAGTCAAGAGCATCCTATGCGTGCTTGTCTGGACGACTGCGCTGGTGCTGCTGCAATATGGGCTGGCTCGTTGGACGGAGCTCATCTCGTTGAAGGCGTATCACTGGCTATGGAGCCCAATCGTATTTGGCAGCTTTATATTCGGCACGTGCATGCTGACCGATCTGTTCTTCAAGCCTTACTCCATGGCGGCAGGCGGTGAGTCAACATCATGA
- a CDS encoding DeoR/GlpR family DNA-binding transcription regulator, with amino-acid sequence MNSIRRRNDIIQLVKHQGSVDVDQLVEKYGVSVETIRRDLRILDEKGIVRRTYGGAVKKEQKTWDMPYLERVNLNYKQKEAIAQEAVKLIENGDSVFIDGNTTGLAVSRHIPVSLEATIVTNSTFAALNIVQKKGKAQVFLIGGEVGEDGMTSGHKLYQELRQYRFDKAMFSCMGITSQGCFFSKVDPLHVAQMLADISKDLILMADFSKMNRNALFFGLDLRRIDTLVTDSDVPAATLEKLRQPISHIIVAKTAAD; translated from the coding sequence ATGAATTCGATTCGCCGCAGAAATGATATTATTCAGCTCGTCAAGCATCAAGGCAGCGTCGATGTCGATCAGCTCGTCGAGAAATATGGAGTGTCTGTCGAGACGATTCGCCGCGACCTGCGCATTCTCGATGAGAAGGGGATCGTTCGCCGCACGTACGGCGGCGCCGTGAAGAAGGAGCAGAAGACGTGGGATATGCCGTACCTCGAGCGGGTGAACCTGAATTATAAGCAGAAGGAAGCGATCGCGCAGGAGGCTGTGAAGCTCATCGAGAACGGCGACAGCGTCTTCATCGACGGCAACACGACTGGACTTGCTGTATCGCGTCACATTCCCGTGTCGCTGGAGGCGACGATTGTGACGAATTCGACGTTCGCTGCGCTCAATATTGTGCAGAAGAAGGGCAAGGCTCAGGTGTTCTTGATCGGAGGCGAGGTCGGTGAGGACGGGATGACGTCCGGTCATAAGCTGTATCAGGAGCTGCGTCAGTACCGATTCGATAAGGCGATGTTCTCGTGTATGGGTATTACGTCGCAGGGCTGCTTCTTCTCCAAGGTCGATCCGCTCCATGTTGCACAGATGCTGGCCGATATTAGCAAGGATCTTATCTTAATGGCAGACTTCAGCAAGATGAATCGCAATGCGCTGTTCTTCGGTCTTGACCTCAGACGCATCGACACACTCGTGACGGACAGTGACGTGCCTGCCGCTACGCTGGAGAAGCTGCGCCAGCCGATCAGCCACATCATTGTAGCCAAGACGGCTGCCGATTGA
- a CDS encoding ABC transporter substrate-binding protein produces MNKTWLKSTTALVVASSMALLAACGGTTGGSEPSAAPGTAGKSEAKPIELELGKNGPVTIDYWHIQATIYGEAIKDIVTEFNKEYEGKIVVKEVFQGTYDDLNKKIRAALQGGGLPAVAMAYESDTLEYMKANKIVALDSFINDPKYGLKEEELKDIMPGVLDRQRISQYEGKTMSWIHGNSSMGMYYNMDLLKQAGFDKPAKTWAEFEKQALAITEKTGVPALVMTNGKNGGTFRTWLRTYGVDPIAKDLSKVNFDNPEAVQLATIIKNLVDKKAILLAENTEQEFTNGRAAMEIGTTARTSTKLDLIKDKFKWGMTIIPQGKEGSKPITELYGGNQVIFKSTPEKELAAWVFMKYFGQPKAQSIYAAKTGYFPATISSQDTELLKKNYADNPQKKQAFLEVFPHAQIDVSTAARRPIEDAVSAGLEAIISGKMPVADAMKKAQADATKALKEFQ; encoded by the coding sequence GTGAACAAAACATGGTTGAAGAGCACAACAGCACTTGTCGTCGCGTCCAGCATGGCGCTGCTAGCCGCATGCGGAGGTACAACAGGAGGTAGCGAGCCTTCTGCAGCTCCTGGCACAGCAGGCAAGAGCGAGGCGAAGCCGATCGAGCTGGAGCTGGGCAAGAACGGTCCGGTGACGATCGACTACTGGCACATTCAAGCGACGATCTACGGCGAAGCGATCAAGGACATCGTAACTGAGTTCAACAAGGAATATGAAGGTAAAATCGTCGTCAAGGAAGTATTTCAGGGCACTTATGACGATCTGAATAAAAAAATTCGCGCCGCGCTGCAAGGCGGCGGCCTGCCGGCTGTAGCGATGGCGTACGAGAGCGACACGCTCGAATATATGAAGGCGAACAAAATCGTCGCGCTGGACAGCTTCATCAACGATCCGAAGTATGGCTTGAAGGAGGAAGAGCTGAAGGATATTATGCCTGGCGTGCTCGACCGTCAGCGCATCTCTCAATATGAAGGCAAGACGATGAGCTGGATTCACGGCAACAGCTCGATGGGCATGTACTATAACATGGATCTGCTGAAGCAGGCAGGCTTCGACAAGCCGGCGAAGACGTGGGCGGAATTCGAGAAGCAGGCGCTCGCGATTACAGAGAAGACAGGCGTCCCGGCGCTCGTCATGACGAATGGCAAAAACGGCGGCACGTTCCGTACATGGCTGCGCACGTACGGTGTCGACCCGATCGCCAAAGATCTCAGCAAGGTCAACTTCGACAATCCAGAAGCGGTACAGCTGGCGACGATCATCAAGAATCTGGTCGATAAGAAGGCGATCCTGCTTGCCGAGAATACCGAGCAGGAGTTCACGAACGGACGCGCCGCGATGGAGATCGGCACAACGGCCCGCACTAGCACTAAGCTCGACCTCATTAAGGATAAATTCAAGTGGGGCATGACGATTATTCCGCAGGGCAAGGAAGGCAGCAAGCCGATAACGGAGCTGTACGGCGGCAACCAGGTCATCTTCAAGAGCACACCGGAGAAGGAGCTGGCCGCTTGGGTGTTCATGAAATATTTCGGCCAGCCGAAGGCGCAGTCGATCTACGCGGCGAAGACTGGCTACTTCCCGGCGACGATCTCTTCTCAGGACACCGAGCTGCTGAAGAAGAACTATGCGGATAACCCGCAGAAGAAGCAGGCGTTCCTTGAGGTGTTCCCGCATGCGCAGATCGACGTATCGACAGCTGCCCGCCGCCCGATTGAGGATGCGGTGAGCGCAGGCCTTGAGGCGATCATTTCCGGTAAAATGCCGGTGGCTGACGCCATGAAGAAGGCTCAGGCTGACGCGACGAAGGCGCTCAAGGAGTTCCAATAA